A DNA window from Brassica napus cultivar Da-Ae chromosome C1, Da-Ae, whole genome shotgun sequence contains the following coding sequences:
- the LOC106401086 gene encoding casein kinase 1-like protein 6 yields the protein MDLKMDNVIGGKFKLGRKIGGGSFGELFLGVSVQTGEEVAVKLEPAKTKHPQLHYESKIYMLLQGGTGIPSLKWFGVQGDYNAMVIDLLGPSLEDLFNYCNRKLTLKSVLMLADQLISRVEYMHSRGFLHRDIKPDNFLMGLGRKANQVYVIDFGLAKKYRDLQTHRHIPYRENKNLTGTARYASVNTHLGVEQSRRDDLESLGYVLMYFLRGSLPWQGLKAGTKKQKYDRISEKKVSTPIEVLCKSYPQEFVSYFQYCRSLRFEDKPDYSYLRRLFRDLFIRQSYQFDYVFDWTALKHPQSSSSSRSSSHGRHRTGKPGVAAGPSAEKPERISVGKEIRDRFSGAVEAFARRNATGASPHQNQTRHRTLDDAPQPMKPAVNMVSEKGRSTSRYGSASRRAVASGSRPSSSGEQGDSRGSSRVASSGGGGRPSVFQRNQVAAAVSGYDSKAASVFNRNRVSSSRSARDEALRSFELLSIRK from the exons ATGGACTTGAAAATGGATAATGTAATCGGTGGCAAGTTTAAGCTTGGTCGGAAGATCGGCGGTGGCTCTTTCGGAGAGCTTTTTTtag gCGTAAGTGTACAAACCGGAGAAGAAGTCGCTGTTAAACTG GAGCCTGCGAAAACTAAGCATCCACAGCTTCATTATGAGTCGAAGATATACATGCTTCTACAAGGAGGAA CTGGCATCCCTAGCCTCAAGTGGTTTGGGGTCCAGGGAGACTACAACGCAATGGTCATTGATCTGCTTGGTCCAAGTTTGGAAGACTTGTTCAACTATTGTAATAGGAAACTCACTTTGAAGTCAGTTTTGATGCTCGCTGATCAACTT ATTAGCAGAGTGGAATATATGCATTCAAGGGGGTTTCTTCACCGAGACATAAAACCAGATAATTTCTTAATGGGACTTGGTCGCAAAGCAAACCAG GTGTATGTCATTGATTTTGGCCTTGCAAAGAAGTATAGAGATCTCCAAACACATAGACACATCCCCTACAG aGAAAACAAGAACCTTACGGGGACAGCTCGGTATGCTAGCGTCAACACTCACCTTGGAGTTG AGCAAAGTCGAAGGGATGATCTGGAGTCTCTTGGTTACGTGCTCATGTATTTCCTGAGAGGAAG CCTCCCATGGCAGGGACTAAAAGCTGgcacaaagaagcagaagtacgACAGAATCAGCGAGAAGAAAGTTTCAACTCCTATAGAG GTCTTGTGCAAGTCCTATCCACAAGAATTCGTATCATACTTTCAGTACTGCAGGTCTTTGCGGTTCGAAGACAAACCAGACTACTCATATTTAAGGAGGCTGTTCCGAGATTTGTTTATCCGCCAAA GTTATCAGTTTGATTATGTATTCGACTGGACTGCATTGAAACACCCTCAGAGTAGTTCCAGTTCCCGTTCCAGCTCCCACGGAAGG CATCGTACTGGTAAACCAGGTGTTGCTGCTGGACCATCTGCTGAAAAACCTGAAAGGATTTCAG TTGGGAAGGAGATCCGCGACAGATTCTCAGGTGCGGTTGAAGCATTCGCGAGAAGAAATGCTACGGGAGCAAGTCCCCATCAAAACCAAACCAGACATCGAACTCTTGACGATGCTCCTCAACCAATGAAACCTGCTGTG AATATGGTATCTGAGAAAGGTAGAAGCACTTCAAGATACGGAAGTGCTTCGAGGAGAGCGGTGGCCTCTGGAAGTAGACCAAGCTCATCAGGTGAGCAAGGGGATAGCCGAGGGTCGAGCCGTGTGGCTTCAAGCGGTGGAGGTGGTCGACCATCCGTGTTTCAGAGAAACCAAGTGGCAGCTGCTGTGAGCGGATACGACTCTAAGGCGGCCTCTGTCTTTAACCGCAACCGAGTGTCCTCTTCTAGGAGTGCACGTGACGAGGCTCTCCGAAGCTTTGAGCTTCTTTCGATCCGCAAATga
- the LOC125579756 gene encoding glutathione S-transferase T3-like, which translates to MDGFTNLLHSQIPIDLESPEPYWFGSEVPAQSPSQVPAESPSQVPAERRKYSPREDKILIGAWLNTSKDPIIGNEQRVGAFWKRIVEYYNASPLLVGQTAREITSCKQRWSRINGEVCRFTGCYDAALRAQKSGENDDDLMKAALDIFFTKYGYKFTLDHCWRELRHDQKWASIYVAKEGGKEKRRSVLEVDTEEADVGDPEERPIGVKAAKGGSKKKKKSGKEEELSKLQNVLELKEKLSKNKLLDRLLAKKEPLSDIETSLKLKLMLGEVVTGV; encoded by the exons atggatggtttcacaaaCCTTCTGCATAGTCAAATACCTATAGACCTTGAATCACCCGAACCTTATTGGTTCGGGTCTGAAGTTCCTGCTCAGTCTCCTAGCCAAGTCCCTGCTGAGTCTCCTAGCCAAGTTCCTGCTGAGAGGAGGAAATATTCTCCTAGAGAAGATAAGATCCTTATTGGTGCTTGGCTTAACACCAGTAAGGATCCTATCATTGGCAACGAGCAGAGAGTTGGGGCTTTCTGGAAGCGTATTGTAGAGTACTACAACGCAAGCCCTCTGCTCGTTGGTCAAACAGCGCGAGAGATTACCTCTTGCAAACAGAGGTGGAGTAGGATCAACGGGGAAGTATGCAGGTTTACTGGATGCTATGATGCAGCTTTGAGGGCGCAGAAAAGTGGGGAAAATGATGATGATCTCATGAAAGCTGCATTAGATATATTCTTCACGAAGTATGGTTACAAGTTCACACTTGATCACTGCTGGAGGGAGCTGAGGCACGACCAGAAATGGGCCTCGATTTATGTGGCTAAGGAAGGTGGAAAGGAAAAGCGGAGGTCCGTCTTGGAGGTTGATACAGAAGAAGCGGACGTGGGAGATCCAGAGGAGAGACCAATCGGGGTAAAGGCTGCGAAAGGTGgcagtaagaagaagaagaagagtggtaAAGAAGAAGAGTTGTCGAAGCTTCAAAACGTGTTAGAACTTAAggaaaaactttcaaaaaacaAACTCCTTGATCGCTTGCTGGCGAAGAAAGAGCCTTTATCTGATATCGAAACATCACTTAAACTGAAGCTAAT GTTAGGTGAAGTAGTCACGGGCGTCTAA
- the LOC111206339 gene encoding piriformospora indica-insensitive protein 2-like — MATSHLHLFLFFLFTGLSTVCQENNDDALPQLPPSEQEAVYRVLNSVNPAIPWRTIFPDNLCASPSDGVVCDYPDASSSTSLHVTELHLGYVSDYTQNPPCSSNATLDPLLFTSFEHLRKLFFYKCFTGAPASLPATIPEEFGSVLEELVFIENPSLSGDVGVLIGNFTKLRRLVLTGNGFHGSIPNRISGLVSLQEITLSRNSLTGGFPSNATSRLKNLKVLDFSHNSLTGDAPDSIGDLTELLKLDLSYNAFSGEIPPGVGNLKKLEFLDLSYNRFGNYGVPLFLAEMTSLKEVYLSGNLLGGRIPEKIWKNLEGISGIGFSRMGLHGNIPASMGSSLKSLWYLALDNNNLDGRIPLEFGLLESAREINLENNNLTGQAPFSDRFRDMVGKKLKLSGNPHLLLVKESVPPIAGEVLSSSAARALASVCFPTIFMVLYILIKQ, encoded by the coding sequence ATGGCGACTTCTCATCTTcacctctttctcttcttcctcttcactgGTCTGTCCACCGTCTGCCAGGAAAACAACGACGACGCGCTGCCTCAGCTCCCCCCATCGGAACAAGAAGCCGTCTACCGAGTCCTCAACTCAGTCAACCCCGCCATCCCGTGGCGAACCATCTTCCCCGACAACCTCTGCGCCTCACCATCAGACGGCGTCGTATGCGACTACCCCGACGCTTCCTCATCAACCTCTCTCCACGTCACCGAGCTCCACTTGGGCTACGTCTCGGACTACACGCAGAACCCTCCTTGCTCGTCAAACGCTACTCTCGACCCTCTCCTCTTCACTTCTTTCGAACACCTCCGCAAGCTCTTCTTCTACAAATGCTTCACCGGAGCTCCCGCCTCGCTGCCGGCGACCATCCCGGAGGAGTTCGGCTCGGTCCTCGAAGAGCTCGTCTTCATCGAAAACCCTTCTCTCTCCGGCGACGTCGGCGTCTTGATCGGTAACTTCACCAAACTGAGAAGGCTAGTGTTAACCGGAAACGGGTTTCACGGCTCGATTCCAAACCGGATCTCCGGTTTAGTCAGCCTACAAGAGATCACTCTCTCTAGAAACAGCTTAACCGGAGGCTTTCCATCAAACGCCACGTCACGTCTGAAGAATCTCAAAGTCCTCGACTTTAGCCATAACTCTCTCACCGGAGACGCTCCGGACTCCATCGGAGACTTAACAGAGCTTCTCAAGCTAGACCTCAGCTACAACGCCTTCTCCGGCGAGATCCCTCCCGGAGTCGGAAACTTGAAAAAGCTCGAGTTTTTGGATTTGAGCTACAACCGTTTCGGGAACTACGGCGTTCCTCTGTTTCTAGCGGAGATGACGAGTCTAAAAGAGGTTTACCTGAGCGGTAACCTCCTCGGAGGACGCATCCCGGAGAAGATATGGAAGAACCTCGAGGGTATTTCGGGAATTGGGTTTTCGAGGATGGGTCTACATGGGAACATTCCAGCTTCGATGGGGTCGAGTCTCAAAAGCCTTTGGTATCTTGCGCTTGACAACAACAATCTCGACGGTCGAATCCCTTTGGAGTTTGGTCTTTTGGAATCTGCTCGTGAGATCAACCTCGAGAACAACAATCTCACGGGTCAAGCTCCGTTTTCAGACAGGTTCAGAGATATGGTCGGGAAGAAGCTTAAACTGAGCGGGAACCCGCATCTCCTTTTGGTTAAAGAGTCAGTTCCTCCTATAGCCGGAGAAGTTCTCTCTTCGTCGGCGGCAAGGGCTTTGGCGTCGGTTTGCTTCCCAACGATTTTTATGGTTCTTTACATTTTGATTAAACAGTGA